Proteins from one Caulobacter sp. 73W genomic window:
- a CDS encoding serine hydrolase domain-containing protein produces MQSTRRHLRPALLGLAISLGAAVAAQAQPLLQSLVPQAGRQAPGCAIGVSNHGVEHFAAYGAADLEQASAISTDTVFHAASIAKQFTAYAVGLLAAEGKLRLDDDIRKYLPNMPRYGDPIRVRDLVHHTSGLRDQGALLHLSGWRAQDRVTRQDALSVIARQKGLNFRPGAQDLYNNSGYTLLAEIVRKASGQPLDAFAQARIFTPLGMTSTRFYEDQDVVVPARAHAYRWTGAQWEGAQPPLEVYGASNLLTTVKDLLVWQRFLLNPPADRKATVDWMRTSGRLTDGTPIGYGGGLYIGEYGGRRTVGHDGLDGGFRAQTLAFSGEDLAVAVLCNHADARDLYLARGAADLTVPSTAPNAAATAADVGRQDLAGAWRSPETGMVMRLEWRGGRLDVPAERWRFDPQGGDQPPRLHVLYDPLPARIYEKVTAAAPMDLKPYVGRYRSDELATTYEVAIQDGHLTIAWPRMAPMPLEAVGGDYFVGQELGGLAFRRNGSGRIDGLELSQRRVWRLRAERLD; encoded by the coding sequence ATGCAGAGTACTCGCCGTCACCTGCGGCCCGCCCTTCTGGGCCTGGCCATCAGCCTTGGAGCCGCCGTAGCGGCCCAGGCCCAGCCGCTTCTCCAATCCTTGGTCCCGCAAGCCGGCCGGCAGGCGCCCGGCTGCGCGATCGGCGTCTCCAACCATGGCGTCGAGCATTTCGCCGCCTATGGTGCGGCGGACCTGGAACAGGCGTCGGCCATCTCCACCGACACGGTGTTTCACGCCGCCTCGATCGCCAAGCAGTTCACCGCCTACGCGGTCGGCCTGCTGGCGGCGGAGGGCAAGCTTCGTCTCGACGACGACATCCGCAAATACCTGCCGAACATGCCCCGCTATGGCGATCCGATCCGGGTGCGCGACCTGGTCCACCACACCAGCGGCCTGCGCGATCAGGGGGCGTTGCTGCACCTGTCAGGCTGGCGCGCGCAGGATCGCGTCACGCGGCAGGACGCCCTGTCGGTCATCGCCCGGCAGAAGGGCCTGAACTTCCGCCCCGGCGCCCAGGACCTCTACAACAACAGCGGCTACACCCTGCTGGCCGAGATCGTCCGCAAGGCCTCCGGCCAGCCGCTCGACGCCTTCGCCCAGGCGCGGATCTTCACCCCGCTGGGCATGACATCGACGCGCTTTTACGAGGACCAGGACGTCGTCGTTCCCGCCCGCGCCCACGCCTATCGCTGGACCGGCGCGCAATGGGAAGGCGCCCAGCCGCCGCTGGAGGTCTATGGCGCCAGCAACCTGCTGACGACGGTGAAGGACCTGCTGGTCTGGCAGCGGTTCCTCCTCAATCCGCCGGCCGACCGCAAGGCGACCGTGGACTGGATGCGCACCTCCGGCCGCCTGACGGACGGGACGCCCATCGGCTATGGCGGCGGCCTCTATATCGGCGAGTACGGCGGTCGCCGGACCGTCGGCCACGACGGCCTGGACGGCGGCTTCCGCGCCCAGACCCTGGCCTTCTCGGGCGAAGACCTGGCTGTGGCCGTCCTGTGCAATCACGCCGACGCCCGCGACCTATATCTGGCGCGCGGCGCCGCCGACCTGACCGTGCCGAGCACCGCTCCGAACGCCGCGGCGACGGCGGCCGATGTCGGGCGGCAAGACCTGGCCGGCGCCTGGCGCAGCCCCGAGACCGGCATGGTGATGCGCCTGGAATGGCGCGGCGGACGCCTCGATGTGCCCGCCGAGCGCTGGCGGTTCGATCCGCAGGGCGGCGATCAGCCCCCGCGCCTGCACGTCCTCTATGACCCCCTGCCCGCGCGGATCTACGAGAAGGTGACCGCCGCCGCGCCCATGGACCTGAAGCCCTATGTCGGGCGCTATCGCAGCGACGAGCTGGCGACCACCTACGAGGTGGCCATCCAGGACGGACACCTGACGATCGCCTGGCCGCGCATGGCGCCCATGCCTCTGGAGGCGGTCGGCGGGGATTACTTCGTCGGGCAGGAACTGGGCGGGCTGGCCTTCAGGCGAAACGGATCCGGCCGCATCGACGGGCTGGAACTGAGCCAGCGCCGCGTCTGGCGCCTGCGCGCCGAACGCCTCGACTAG
- the hflC gene encoding protease modulator HflC, whose protein sequence is MNRNLFAVTAVVVVALIVLGNSIFQIDQRQQALVIRFGEPVRVVTTPGLKLKAPFLENVVMFDKRNLSLDAEQGEVITADQERLVVDAYIRYRINDPLQFYRTLRDERVAADRLERLVNATLRQTLGSATSEDVISRRRPELTRVTRDIVIRRAAASKLGLEVVDVRIKRADLPEANQKAVYERMQTARQQEAAQIRAVGEQQKREIIATATEESEKIRGEGDARRAQLFASSFGRDASFAAFYRSMQAYEASLANGDATLVLSPDSAFFKYFERGPSAQ, encoded by the coding sequence ATGAACCGCAATCTCTTCGCCGTCACCGCCGTCGTCGTGGTCGCCCTGATCGTGCTGGGCAACAGCATCTTCCAGATCGACCAGCGCCAGCAGGCCCTTGTCATCCGCTTCGGCGAGCCGGTCCGCGTGGTCACCACGCCGGGCCTGAAGCTGAAAGCTCCGTTCCTCGAGAACGTCGTCATGTTCGACAAGCGCAACCTGTCGCTGGACGCCGAGCAAGGCGAGGTCATCACCGCCGACCAGGAGCGCCTGGTGGTGGACGCCTACATCCGCTACCGCATCAACGATCCGCTGCAGTTCTACCGCACCCTGCGGGACGAACGCGTGGCCGCCGACCGGCTGGAACGCCTGGTCAACGCCACCCTGCGCCAGACCCTGGGCTCGGCCACGTCGGAAGACGTGATCTCGCGCCGTCGTCCGGAGCTGACCCGCGTGACCCGCGACATCGTCATCCGCCGCGCCGCCGCCTCGAAGCTGGGCCTGGAAGTGGTCGATGTCCGCATCAAGCGCGCCGACCTGCCGGAAGCCAACCAGAAGGCGGTCTATGAGCGCATGCAGACCGCCCGCCAGCAGGAGGCGGCCCAGATCCGCGCCGTCGGCGAGCAGCAGAAGCGCGAGATCATCGCCACCGCCACCGAGGAATCCGAAAAGATCCGCGGTGAGGGCGACGCCCGCCGCGCCCAACTGTTCGCTTCCAGCTTCGGCCGGGACGCCAGCTTCGCGGCCTTCTACCGCTCGATGCAGGCCTATGAGGCGTCGCTGGCCAACGGCGACGCGACCCTGGTCCTGTCGCCCGACAGCGCCTTCTTCAAGTACTTCGAGCGCGGGCCTAGCGCCCAGTAA
- the hflK gene encoding FtsH protease activity modulator HflK — MPWNDNSSSGSGNSGSGKPGPWGSPPPEDGKDAREDKAQRPSGGRGGGPRGPRKPPSPGPDLNDTLDRLNARLREFFTDGQGNVRPRAVGTVIAGAAALYLATGVYFVQPDEQAVVTTFGAYSRTTGSGAGYHLPWPVEAVEKVSVTTLNRIDVGGMDGADVPEESLMLTGDENIIDLDFSVQWRVNDASKYLFNVRDPDATVKAVAESAMREVVGRTPLQPVLTTARGQVQEQVAQLMQSVLDRYDAGVFIDGVQIRNANPPTDVIDAFRDVAAAGQNAESAANVARGEAAKVVQAAIGYREQVVREAAGEAARFNQVYEQYRLAPGVTRERLYIETMQRVLANSNKVILDTKGSGPVVLPPDVFRPKASAPPAPTARSGQ; from the coding sequence ATGCCTTGGAACGACAATTCGAGTTCGGGATCCGGAAATTCCGGTTCCGGCAAGCCAGGTCCCTGGGGCTCGCCCCCGCCTGAAGACGGCAAGGACGCCCGCGAGGACAAGGCCCAGCGCCCCTCCGGCGGACGCGGCGGCGGCCCTCGCGGCCCGCGCAAGCCGCCCTCGCCCGGGCCGGACCTGAATGACACGCTCGATCGGCTGAACGCCCGCCTGCGGGAGTTCTTCACCGACGGCCAAGGCAATGTCCGCCCCCGCGCGGTCGGCACGGTGATCGCCGGCGCCGCGGCCCTGTACCTGGCCACCGGCGTCTATTTCGTCCAGCCGGACGAGCAGGCGGTGGTCACCACCTTCGGCGCCTATTCGCGCACCACCGGTTCGGGCGCGGGCTATCACCTGCCCTGGCCGGTCGAAGCGGTGGAGAAGGTGTCGGTCACGACCCTGAACCGCATCGACGTGGGCGGCATGGACGGCGCCGACGTGCCGGAAGAAAGCCTGATGCTGACCGGCGATGAGAACATCATCGACCTGGACTTCTCGGTTCAGTGGCGCGTCAACGACGCGTCCAAGTACCTGTTCAACGTCCGCGACCCGGACGCCACGGTCAAAGCCGTGGCCGAAAGCGCCATGCGCGAGGTCGTCGGCCGCACGCCCCTGCAGCCCGTCCTGACCACCGCGCGCGGCCAGGTCCAGGAACAGGTCGCCCAGCTGATGCAGTCGGTCCTCGACCGCTATGACGCCGGGGTGTTCATCGACGGCGTGCAGATCCGCAACGCCAACCCGCCGACCGACGTCATCGACGCCTTCCGCGACGTGGCCGCCGCCGGCCAGAACGCCGAGTCCGCCGCCAATGTCGCCCGTGGTGAAGCCGCCAAGGTCGTCCAGGCCGCCATCGGCTATCGCGAGCAGGTCGTGCGTGAAGCCGCCGGTGAGGCCGCCCGCTTCAACCAGGTGTACGAACAGTACCGCCTGGCGCCGGGCGTGACGCGCGAGCGTCTCTACATCGAGACGATGCAGCGCGTGCTGGCCAATTCCAACAAGGTGATCCTGGACACCAAGGGCAGCGGCCCGGTGGTCCTGCCGCCTGACGTCTTCCGTCCCAAGGCCAGCGCGCCGCCGGCGCCGACCGCGAGGAGCGGCCAATGA